AGAACTAGTCCCTAAGTTTGTTCAccattaattaatttggttatTTCATGaaaatctttgttaaataaggatgaaaatgacaaaaatacccaacTTTTTGTCATATCATTTTGaaccattgtttattaaattgaggatatttttgttatttcgGTTCTTACTAAACACATATTTTTCACAGAAGGAcaaataattgatggtgaacaaactcagggacaactattgattttaaatttcagggatcaaagtgaggagttatacaaatctcagtgaccattttggataaaaagcaaaaacaaaaaaaaaaaatcctatgaGAAGGATTTGAACAAGTTGTGGCCCTTGTGGGGATGGTTTGTGTCCTGTGATTGgggttattattattatattattattattattatttgtaaacatgaattttcctgcgatgaatgaaataagaacacgtgtacaaaataatattttgtattaattttggggttacaatctcttttacaatttgatattctgattctatcttcgtaaggtGTAGATTtatggatgagctgttgatccaaatgaCCGTCGGGGCTTGGTCTAGGGATGAAGCGTGGTgcaaatttgttgatgttgttgattcaaagggccgtcgggacttgatcttaggatgaacggatctcTAAGGGCCTTTGGAGGTTGAtcttgatgaacggatcttcaagggccttcggagcttgatcttgatgaacagttgtgtggatttcttcaagggctgttgggcttgatcttgatgaatgaggatgaacagatcttcaagggcctttggggcttgatcttgatgaacagttgtgtggatttcttcaagggggcttTGGGTTTGATCTTGATGAATGAGGATGAACGGTTCTTCAAATTCTtcaaggatttgacgaagaacaaagagagttttcttgatccttcgggattcttgggaatttgggaggTTGGATGCTTGAAAGCTTTAGAGTTCTATAACTTCAAGGATTTGGAGatttctcttccaatttgggagtagagaaatgcaTATGTGAATTGGTGCCCTTAAATGGATGAACtggccttgtatttatagaattttttcaaggcctaattttgaatataatattcagatgaaataaatcatttctgctaGGTGTTGACATGTGTcttatttgatgacttttctgatttttccgatttttcgttgagtcacacgctacgtgtaaatttatgtgacacgtgaacgttgaaattttaatgcattggtcaacatttatttcaccgaaatttcgatgtctacaaatgcccccacttcaaggcgcgtcgtatacatgtgcttgtcacgtgtataAGATGtattttgaagtcccttaatgtagatgtcaatcCAAGGGCTGTCGAtgtttgatcttgaattgggctagAAATTTCTTTGAGGgctgttggggcttgatcttcaATTTGGCTGAAAGATtatctggtttcctccaattgttgattttccacatGCTTAATCTTGAAAAGGGTTGGAAGGTTTTTTGGATTCCTCCAAAGGTTAATTTTCCACATGCTTAATCTTGAACCGAGCTGgggggcatttttttttttttgccagaCTTCCTCCAAAGGTTTGAATTTACTTTTTTATCTGGAgctaaatttgattcaaggCTGGTGGACATTTGATCATGATTCGGACTAGTGATTCCCccaagggccgttgaggcttaatcttgaatttaaatGGGACCACGAGTGGTTTCACATGGCAAGTGAGATTCGACTTTGTTGGGGATGaatcagcatatgcagttgttgcgtttgtTGATTATCCACAAgcttgatgtttcattgtcattTGTCTTATCCGTTCTCCAGGCAGATGTGGCATTTTCTCTAGAAGTACATCAGTAGTTGAAGGTGAGTACTTGAGAGCAATACTACGTAAGCAATTAGGGAAAGggttccaggtagtcggttcttGACTAAAAAGTtgattccaagtgccggctgattgctctccTTCTCATTGTCTTGCAAGTAAAAACAATGACTAAGAAAAGGACGGGGATAAAGCAtaatatgagatacttttgcttttgaagaagtagTGGTGATTTGACGACCGTGCGTGATTTGACGACGTTGCACGGCAAGGCTTTGCTCTTTGGTGATGGTACCAGTGAAAGGCTATTGAAGCTTCTCGAGCTCTTTGATTAAAGCACCGACAATGGACTAGGATTTGACATAGACTCATCTGTCTAGATTATGCGGTTCTGCAGGGAAGTGAGTCGTGCTATGGTGATTTGTTCTAGCTTATCTTGCCGCATTCTtctctgcttgtttcttttgcATAGCAGAAGTGGTGCGCAAccttttgcatttaaatggtcctTCAAAGCATCACTTCTTAGCAACTCATCCATGCATGAAAACTTTAGTGTAAAGAGCCGATATCATATCAATTGTTCTGAGGTATTTGCTGAGGAAATTCGAGACCTAACAACAGTTGAAGACGAGCACTCGAAAGCAATgttaggtaagcaaccaggcaaaggtttcgggcaatcagttccagaccggaagtttgatttcaggttccaactgattgctttctttctccttgtcttgcgGGTAAGAGCAAGGgtaaaggaaaagatagggaaaaagcatgatatgagatacatttgctttcgaacctgatgatatgagataatttttcttttgaagaagtagTGGATGAGTCAGCATATATatttgttgcgcttgtctccaTATGCTTcattgtatcattttcacttgcctcaTTTTTCAAGTGCCTGTTCGGATCTGCTTAGGTTGGCCACGTATTTACGAAGGGCATCGTTGGTAGTGTCAATGGGCTAGAATCTGCACAACTGCTCTACTATGAGTCTTTGTAGTTCCTCATGGATTTACGCCCGGTGAGGCGGTCGAGCCTCCCGCTGCCCCAGGTGTGATCTACTGGTCTATGTTGCTCTTAGGCATATCTTGCTCGTCTGTGTCGCGGTTGCTGTGCTTGTAGTTTATGTTATGCTGCTTGTTGTCGCTCTTAGCGGGGGTTGCCAATGGAACTTGAGTTGAACTGCTCACATCATTTTCTCTGGGCGTCAGATAGTTGCCTACTCCGTTGCCTCGTAGGAGGATCTCTTTATGGGCCTAGCCTCGTGTGGACGCTTCGCTTGGAATGTCCTGAGTGCTCATCGGAGTATGGACCCAACATCGAATGTACACTGACTCATGAACCGAGTCAGGAATGAACGCTTCTCTGCGCATCTAGGCAAGAAAAGATGTTTCCCCGAGGGCCCAAACGAGAGTGCACACTACCCGAACACACGATTTGTGGCGGGCTGAGTGGCTTTTTGCCGGGACGTCACTGGAATGAGTCACGTTCTTCTGCCCTTGTCTTGCTTTGGGACACCTTGTCTGGGGTGCACTGCATCTCGATGCGCTCGAGGAGTTGGTTCACCAAGGTGGTCTGCTGCGCGAGGGCGTTCATTGAATTGGCGACTTGCTAGAGCAGGTGGTGCttgccatttggattggaagagcttggattGCAGGTACAAAGCTTGAGCCCAAAACGGGCATTCTCGCAGAAAAGTGGGGTGTAAGTAACCTTGAATTGATCGTGGGACCTGTGGTCAAAATCTGGACTGCTGGAGGTGACCTCGGAATGGATTGGGCCACGGGCGAGGTCGTCGGAGCAGGTCGCGCGACGCATTGGACTGGCACCTGCTCACCTTGGGCTTGCATGGCCATAAGCCCTTTTGGCTGTTGGGCTGCCACATCATGGCCTGCTGGCTGAATGGCTTCGGCCTGGGCTCGTTGAGCTGCCTGGCTGGCAGGAGTTGCCGCATTTTGGGCTCGGGTTTGGGCTTGTTGTGGAATAAGGCCTGCTACTACAGTGGGCTAGGCCTCTTGCCCAGGGCTTGTTATGGTAGCTGCCAAGTTTTGGGCCTCCTGCCTATGGGCTTGGAAGTGGACCTGGGTCTCTTGCCTAGGGTTTGGTAACCTAGGGTTTCGTAGATTGCGGCACTGTAAAGGTGGAAATGGTGTCGTGGCCTGGTGGGTCACGATGATGGTGGTAGCAGTGTGGCTTCGCGACGGTGGGGCTCCTTCTGCCGTCGTGTTGAACCTTGAGGACCTCCGACGTGGGGCTATGTCCTCGTCTCCACTTTTCGGTTGAACGTACGAGGTTCTGTTCGCTGTAGTTTCTGAGtttcctaccattgtatcctttctccagggattgatcaagaaacatttgaaggaaaaattaattgatacgacgtgtgagaaattcaacgtaacaaaaaattcaagaaacaaatgcGAGAGGCTTCtttgagtgttttgaatcagctctcaatgaaagcaccaatttgtcaatgcaaatttccgccgtcttcagtcttgatgaaaatgcacctacaaaaggGTTAGGTCAAcggatctccgatgcctaagttagtttctctgagagagtaaagtgtttagtgTTTTTTTAAGGTTGCAAAAGCTCtcaaaatttggtagaatatggggtatttatagggttaGGGCCGGCCATATAGTGTTTAATGGAGAGACATTATCTAAATATACCCAAGAtgttaaataggaaataatattttgagataatggtgtaattatccctaattgatttaaattgggattacttacttgattggagtcaatcttcaataaggaatgtattaaagataggatttgggtaattaatccttatcctTAATTCTTTGTCAAGGGCAGGTGAGTTATGAGCAGTCGTATTCAGCTGCTGAGACCTCCAGGGGTGTAGGCTGTGCGTGGGAGCATTTGAGAagcctgcccatttattgagggcaatcttatctttcttgaataaaagttcacgtgtcgcctctagaatatttgggattattttagacTCCACACCAGCCTCTTTAACTAACCAAAACCACCTCTCTGTTCCATAGCAGCTTATGTGTTTTTTCATCGAACCCCCATAGAGAACGTCAGAGTGTTGCTGCTGTGAATCCCATACAAAGTCGCAGGAGCAGCGAGTGCTCTTCCAATGCCGAGTCCGAAATCCCAATTGTATTCTCGATCCTTCCAAAGGGTGTGCACGCCAAGATAGCCATCTTTGGACAGACAATGTATGATCAATGGCTTATCGCTGTCGGTGAAGCCATTGATGACGTGAATCTCGTAATGGCGATTAGTAACTTTTTCTGCTAGAGTAGGGGATGATGTAGCAGCAAGTGTACTTATTGTCAAGATTGCCAGAACAAAGGTGACAAAAGAGAGACTGGTGTAGGACACGGTGTTAATTATAAGGCTTACCGCCATAAGTTTATTATCTTCTATATGTGAAAGGAAGGCTTAGAGAAACCTTTCTTTTTGGTGAATAAAGCAAtggaagttttctttttcttttctttattttgggtAAATAGTAGTGAAAAATAATGATAGTTGATAGCTCATAAATGCGGAGTTTGTTCGCATCCAGTGGAACTATTGTTTTGGCCATTTCGTCATTGAGTCCAGATCTTGTTAAATGCATTATTCCTGGATTTTATGTAAATGACATTTTCTATTTCCTTGGAATGAAAGTTGAAGTTATGGAGATTGGCTGCCAGACTCGatattgctcaattaaattggGAAGGGGTGAGGAAAGGCTGTGGTTTCACAAGGGCTGGAAAGAATTCGCCAAGTTGTTCTCCCTCAACTGCGGATAATTCTCAACCTTCATCTCTCAAGGCGGATATTCGCATTTCTGTTTTTGTACGGGACTTTTGTTATGTCAGTATTACTGTGCTAATATGCATTTAGAACCTCTGTGATTGTTTTACCTTTTGGAATTTATCATCAAGTTGGATCGTCGGAATTAAACGGGAAGTGGCGGAAGCATATCTGTTGCATAAAGAACAAGTCCGTCAGGATTTGAAGGCTAGAGCCTTTTCTAGAGCTAAAATGTTCACATCTGACGAGCGGTTTCTCGTGTGATCAGCTTGGTAAACTTTTTTCGACAACCCTAGTTCACGTAACAAGTAATCAATGATTTACGTTGGATTTGTTTATATAAGTTATTTTCTTGTGTTTGCAGAAAATACGTGAATCCTCTGCCATGAAACACATCTGCCTAGGAGGCTCTTGTCTGATTGAATTTTTCTTCCTCCCGTCCCGCGACTTCACGGGCTCGGTTTCTCCCTTGCATTACTCATTCATGGGATCCAATCCGCTATCGGAGTTTTCCCGGCTCCACTCATTCTTAGGTAACAAGTAACTCTTAACCCTTTTTGAAGTAAAATTAATCCTCATAAAATTTGTTCAATACAGTCAGATAAAATATCACGCGTTTTAGGCATCGTCGAATAGCACAGTGAACGAAAAGTCTTCCTTGTTCTAACTCTTAATCTTAGGTAATGAAGAAGAGAATGATAATAAGGTGGGCAAAATAAGATAATTGCTGTTGTTGTATTTGCAAACAAGAAGAATAGGTTTTCTGCTGCATTTTTATTTCACAAGAACAAGGCAATGGCATCGCACCAAAGCAAACATGCAATAAGAGAGAACAAAACAACTAGAGCCGATCACGCACGCAACTGGAGTAGAAAAAAGTATCACCAAACTTCAGGGCGGAGCTCGCCCGTTGCTGGGGGCATCCATTTTCCAGAATTGTAGACACTCTCGCCAACTTTCCAATTAGGCACATCCTTCATTACTTCAGCCTCGTACTCAAGATACTTTTTCCACTCTTTGACATATCTGAAGAAACAAAACAGACAGATAAGTGGATTTGTTGACTTGCAATTCTGGGAGATGAAGATTACGAACATGAGACATGACCGTAAGGAGACAACCAACAAAATAATCAGTTTACCTTTCATCTTCTTCAGCTTGAAGCACTGGCAGTATTGCTCTGCGAGCAGCATACTTTTCTTCCTTGAGCGCCCTATATAAAGATAAGTTTTAAGCTTGTAATATACATTATATTCAGGAACTGATCAATGAGAACAAATAGTTGGTTCCGCTTacccaaataattaattacttgTTACTATGAcaggaaaagaaaatcaagtATTCTCCTAATGttgtaaaattaaaattgaagcaAATCACACTAATATTTCCATCTTCCACCCCAATCTCATTCCCAAGGAAAAATAAAAGTCAAGGGCATGTAAGAAAACACGTGCAAAAAACAGATAAAGCAGTAGCTTCCGCTGTCCAAATAGCCACCCAATCTCGTATTTCAAAATTATCTATTAAAAATCAACATATACACATCTTCGGCTTTTCTATCACCATAAAGTCAATGAAATGTTTCTATTAACCATGAAGACTTAAAAGCTCATTCTAACATTTTCATCCCAAGGAACCAAGATCATCATTTCATGAGCATCATAATAAATCATAAGAGGACACCTATCATCTGCTTATTTTCTTACTATTACCTCATGGCAGCATCCAATTTGACAAGTGAATGAAGACGTAATTTAATTTATACTAGCCTTGCACATCAGTTGGGGATAGAGCTTTAGGTGTCACATAAAAATGGATCACACACGATAACCTAGAGGACTAACCTAGCTGAAGGTTTGATTTCAAGAAAGGCTTCCAATAAGCAAGGCTATAAATGCTGAGGAAAGCAGATGGATGAACTAACCAAGAACACCTGCCGATTGTCTCCAAAGCTCAAAACTGACACCTCAAATTAAAAGGTACCATGGAACAAGTAAGAAACTGCATGAAATGAAGGCACAAGAATATCCACTTTCCGGGTTAGTTAAAGCATCAGCACTCCACATTTCAGGGATATGCAATTGATGCATTCAGGGTCGAACTCTGCCCAAGTTTGGTTCATTTTTGGAACATAAAACCAAAACATCCTTATTCAGGTATAGAAAACATAGACTGAACTGCATAGTCTATATCGCCCAAACAAGATGACCTTGAAACCATAGTAAAAAATAAAGGGTTTAAACTCTCCATTGCATTCCTCGTCATTCTTTAGCACTAAGCAAGAGGAGCGAAAACCATCACTTTTCAatcttttattctttgttttataTAAGCAAGCACACACATaaagaaacaaaggaaaattctCAACTCTGATTCTTCGTCTTTATTCGAACACTTGTCTAGCAGACATTTACGACATGCCTCCAAAGTTGATTCCTTTTGGGCTGTTACGACACACCAGATCAATCCGTATTCTGATTGTGCAAGCTGAATTAGGATGGTTACTAGAGGTGGGATGGTTGGTTATGCTGCCAATCTGGTGAGTGGTGTGTGGAAGGAGATAGAGGGGGGAGCAGAGGTCACAAACATCTGTGAAAGACGAGGGTGAGGCTTAAGTGGCTGATGGAAAGAGATGATAATCCGGAAATAGGGAGCAGAGGGTCTGAGGAGGCTGTTCTGATAAGTTAATACTCTCCAGGCATTACTCATGCACCCCTACATACTATACTCGGTGGGATCCGGATAAAACAGGTAATGCTAAGAAAAACCAGTCCAAATATGGAATTCAAACTAATTGATACAATTCAGAGTTGTTACCAATGTAATGCAGGCTGCAAAATGAGCCCCTTAGCACATTATGAATGTATTCGAGTCTATTTTCACAAGTATTAAATGGACTACCCTAATAGTTGAGCACAGGACTATTACTATCGGAGAATGAGCTTACCACACGGCTACACCTGAATTCTTCCCCTTTACCCGTTCATCCAAAATGCTCTTTTTACTTAATCCTCAGCTCAGCCCAAATTAACCGTAATCAATATGACCGTCCTGCATATCATCTAACTACTCACATGCCcctaaaaataaagaatttaaCAGTTTGCAAATTATGCCTCCAAAAATTGATAAATACGAATTAAAACCCCTGAAATTGTAAGCTAAACATCGGGAATTACTGTAATTTATCAAAGAAAAACACTACGGGTACAACAATTGCAAAAGAattcaatgaaacaaaaaaaaaaacccagaaagatCATCCGCATTTCTTTGGCTCAATTccacaaaataaaaagggagttcaaaaaattaaaacgaaACCCgtataacaaaatttaaaaagcaatacgaaaaagatgaaaaatctCAGACCTTCGGATCTTGTTGCCCTTTCCGACTTGGTACATGCCCCAAGAGAAGGTACCAAAGGCAGCAAGGAATATGGCAACTGAGCTGGGACCTTTGTTGGGGATCCGGCGAGCGTATCGAACCGGAGCAAACCCCCCCGGCGGTGGACCGTCCTGGAGAACCGGCATGTCCTTCACGCTCGCCATCCCCGGCTTTTTTCTTATGACTGCCTCTGTCATTTTCGGAGCTTTCTTAGCGTTTCCCTTCACCGATTCAGAATCACACCTGAGTATTTGTTGCTTGTGCTGTTTGGGGAGTATTCAAGGAAGCGGGTGGAAACCAAGTCAGGCTAACGTGGTGGGGGTAAATGTGGAAATATGGGCTTTTTGTGATCAATGAGGACGCGACACGTGGTGCTTGTGGATGTGAACTATTTTATGATGCAAATTGCAATAGGCGAGATCGTAAGTCCGGGAACTCAAGCAGGGGAGGAGAATTAACGACAGCAGTCACAAATACGGAATAATCAGCACCAATACCTTTGAGAACAGAACTCACCAAATCAGTATTAGAGACGGGTTGATTAATAGCAGCATGAGAGTCGATGACAAATTTAGCTTGTTCAAGATAGTCCGAGATGAAATGAGAACCCTTCTGAAGATTTCACAAGTTGAAACCAAAGGTTGGTAGCATTAGAAAGAGAAGCTTGAGAAAAGTGCACATGAAGATGCTCCTAAATCGCATGACAGGAGGTTTTGCCAATAGTGAGGGACAAAATAGGTTCATAAAGAGTGGAAAGTCAAATAGCTGACAACCAACTTATCAGTTTGGAACTGCGTAGTGAATTTTGGCGGTTTAGCTGGCTCCTTGTCAGTAGTAGGAAGAGTAACGGGAGGAGCTTGAATTGTGCCATGCACGTAACCAAAACAATTGTGACCCAGATGAAGCAGCATCATCTGACTAAGCCAAAGGAGATAATTGGAGTTGGTGAGTTTCAGAAAGTGAGCAACGTTAGGACCAAAGAGAGAAGGTCCAATGGGTGTAGAGGAGGAAGATGCTTGAGTAGTCATGATGGACGGGACAGGGGAGGGGTCATTGCACAAGGAAAAAGTGTATGGGAAAAATAGCCTAGAGAGACAACAAGAATTGGGAAAAGAGGGAGAAAGTTAGGGGTTTACCATGAAACGGGAAACCTAAACGAGTGATACCATGTCGAATTATAATTGTATTAATTTCATTGATCTTACAAggatacatatacatatatatgccaAGTGACTTGGTGTACAAGTAAACCTAAGTCCACATAGATTTATAAGACCTAGCCCATATTAGATTCTCCCACACTAACATTTTGGTTGCTTTAGGTATTGTGGGAATATTTTTGTAAATCACCCTAAAGTGGTACTAATGCTCATCATCTTATTTATCACTGTTGGATGAGTTTaagttttgaaatttgtgtttatccagtaccaaatttcaaaatttaaatttatctaaCAGTAATAAATAGGGTGGTGAGCATCACTATCACTTTGGGTGGGGAGCAGAAATGTTCCCACTCGTAGGTGATCTAAAGCAATGAAAATCAACTTAGAAGCACCACATGTCGAATCGTCATTGATTGCAAAAAGTCTATATTTTCACATTTAACCACCTCTTCCCCCAATTTGAGCAGTTTTAACTGTTTTGTATAGGAGTGGGCATCAATCTGACTGAACCGGCCAAGTTGGCCCATCCAAACtatattagttttaacaaaaaatataatgaaATTAGAAGGCCTAATCATCAAACTGTAATCAATTGGTTTAGTTATGGTTTTGAGCTTTCGTAAACTTAcctagagcatctccaatggagtCTTATTTAGGGACCACTACCACCTTTAAGGCCCATTGTTTGGCTTCACTAAGCGTCATTGGACTAGACTGGACTAACTCCTAGTGTAGTCCAGTGTTTGTTAGCATGCAGGACTAACATTAGTAACATTAGTTAGGATTGGCAGTGTCGCTAGAAGTTCTTAGCTAGAGTCCCCgaaaaccatgggactagctaagacggACCTGCTTCATTCCTCTACTACACTACTTCGTTCCTCTGCTAATCTTGTCTATTTCCTTCCATTTGCCGCTTGCCGCACATCTATTGAAAAAGCTTGGATTTTCACACCCTTTGCCGTTACATTGCCAACCCAACACGCCAACTCCCCTAACGGGTCTTAAATCACCGGATCTACCAAAACCCAGATGATACAATCCATATAACAAAAAAGCAAAACATAAAGTCACAAAATTGCTCATGACTTTAGGTCCTGCTAGGAAGCTCATGTTCAGTCCAATCTATTTAGAGTGACTAAAAGTCGAGAAGTGGTCGCTTGTTATTCAGGCATAGCGTTCGAGCCAGTAGGTTAAGTTTGGTGATTTTCATCACCAACTGGTTTTGCTTTTCaacgagaagtaaaacaaagatcaaatccaaaatt
This Pyrus communis chromosome 6, drPyrComm1.1, whole genome shotgun sequence DNA region includes the following protein-coding sequences:
- the LOC137737174 gene encoding NADH dehydrogenase [ubiquinone] 1 alpha subcomplex subunit 13-B → MTEAVIRKKPGMASVKDMPVLQDGPPPGGFAPVRYARRIPNKGPSSVAIFLAAFGTFSWGMYQVGKGNKIRRALKEEKYAARRAILPVLQAEEDERYVKEWKKYLEYEAEVMKDVPNWKVGESVYNSGKWMPPATGELRPEVW